From the bacterium genome, the window ATCGAATTTCTACTGCATAATCTTCTATCTTTTCAACCATTTCATAAAGTTCATCTGATACCTGTTCTTTTTCACTTATCAAATCTAACAAATAACTTAGGTTATGTTTCTTTTCAAATCTAATATCTAAAAGTACTAAGTAGGCTTTTAAATATTTTTCAACTATTTGTTGACAATGGAAACATATAGAATCTGTATATTCTGGTTTATTTTCTAAGGCTAACTCTGCCATTCCTAAATCATGTTCTGCTTTATGAATCCATTCTTTAATCAATGTGGATTTATTACCCATATAAAACCTTCCCTTTCTCCATAACAGTTGTTATAAAAGATGTTTTAACCTTATCCCATTTTTGAATTTCATCATTAGTATAAACAACTAAATCAATAGCAACTTTTAATCCCCGTAGATATTTTCGAACCTCTCTACCTCTCTTATACCTTGGAACATTGCTATTTTTGATTATCAATATATCTAAATCACTATCCTTTGAAGGATTCCCATGGGCATAAGAACCAAAAAGAATGATCTTTTCAGGTTTAAAGTTTTCTACAATTCTTCTTGTGATTTCATTTATTTGTTTTTGGGTTACCATTATAAAACCATCCTAATGCTTCTAAATTGTGAATAGGGTGTTTTCCCCCCTTTAAAGCGACCAATGAGCGTCTAACGGGGTGCGGATGAGCCAAGTGCCCGGGGCACCCACAAAGCGGGTCGTGAGCATTTTGGCTTCAGCCCCAACCCACTTCTCGTGGGCACCCCGCTGCCGCTGATAGCCGAAGCCTGCTCCTTGCCCCGTATTAAATACGGGGTAACCGTTCAGCCACCAAGGCACGAAGACACGAAGGGGAAAATAAGAAATAATTCTTTACTCTTTGTGTCTTTGTGTCTTAGTGTCTTAGTGTCTTAGTGTCTTTGTGGCTGAACACTTACAAATCGGGAAGCGGGAAGGCTTCGACTAATTTATCATATATTGAATTCTATCTTGATCAAGCACTTGAATAACCTTCTTTAGTAATTCCTGTTGTGACATTTATCCAGACGCTAATTTTTCAACCTGGCCATAAACTGTGGAATAATTTCCGGATGATTCCTAACTTGAATGGAGATGACCCTTATAGTTTGCTGGAGGATAAGTTGCTATATCAGCAAAATCCCCATTCAAAGAAACCAGAATGGCATCAAGTTGCTGGGCTTTCGAGATTACCACTGAATCAGCCGAATCTGGAGGGATATAATCCCTTAACCGGAAGACTTCATAACCTGCTTCCCGAAGCGTTTGAATTATAAAGTTGGAAAGGCAATGGTCGGCAAAGAATCTCAAACTCTTGCGACCACAACCTCAAATTCGGATAGCTCCCGGGCATAATCCAAACACGCCGCAATTTGCTCCCTGGTGAGGTCTGAAAACTCAGCTATAATTTCCTCGAAAGAGTTACCCATGGCCAAATATCCCAGGATAAGGCCAACTGGAATTCTCGTCCCCTTGATTCGTGGCTTGCCTCGAAGTACATCAGGCGTGCTTACAATATAATCTCTCCAATCTGCTTGCATGTTATCCTCCTGTTCACCCGACCGCTTCGCGCTCGGGTGAACGGCTTACAACCCTCTAAAAGCTGATACCTAAAGGCCTACTATTGGACCACGCTCAACAACTCCCGTAACTGCTGGTCGATAAGGGGCTCATTGCCTTCAAAACCAAGCAGCTTAAGGCCCAGGCCTGTTTCAGCTTGTTTACGGGCATCTTTGGCCTGGTTGCCTTCGTAGTATGTCCAGCCGAGGCCTAAGTAAAAATCCTTTCGCGGCATTAATCTAATGGCCTTTTGATATTTATCAATGGCTTCCGAAAGTTTTTGTTGTTTATGATATTCTTTGGCCCGGCCATAATAATAAGCCGCTCCATCCATCTGCCAGGGGGCAAAATCTTTTACGGCCCGCGCTTCCTTAATTCCCGTCATCATAATTTTTTGAGTCCCCTCTTGCCATTTAACAGATCGGGGCCAATACTGCGGATGAGTCACCAGAAATTGATGTTCGGCGACTTCTTTGGGAAGCTGTTGCAGTCCTTTTTTATTGGTGGCTCCAATCTGCACCAGCTTGAATTCCTTGCCCCCGGATTCAAACCCCATTCGCCGGCTGTCCTCAGTTGAAGACCACAACTTGTCATCCCCTTTTTCCAGGAATGCCCAGACCTCAGCATCTTGAATGGACTTTCGGTCGGATAAGTCGACTACCTTTAATTCAGAGCGGGGTTCAGATGGTGGTGGAGGTGGTGGTGGAGTTAGAGGAGGCGGGGTAGGCACCGGCTCTTCGGTAGCCCCATATTGCATCAGAATGGTATAGTTGGGATATTCTTCGCCAATGGTCGCTGCCTCCGGAAGGGGAGAAGAGCTTACATTCTCATTGGTCGGAATGATATCGATCTGGGTCACCAGTTTACCGGCCCTGTCCGTCCGACCGACCGGTTTTCCTCCCACCAGGACAGTCACCCCCCCTCTGGGTCGTTGCGTGGCTGATTCCTGAGCGGTTACGGTAATATTAAGCTTGCGCCGAATTTCTTTGTCACTAAGCGGGTATTCATATTGCCCCATCTTAATATTAAGGGAAGAAGAGGCCGCCGGCGGATCATCATAGACTACCTCAAGCGAGCGGCCGGCCGATGAGACAAATTCGAGCCGAACCATCCCTTTCTCATCTGTGGCTCCAACCGTGTAATTCCGCCATTCATCCTTAATCGAAACCGGCACTCCCTCTAAATCTTTTCCGAACCGGTCCACACAATGAGCCGTGACTACCCGTTTCCTGGCAAAGATAAATTCGACCCGCCAGGCCGGCTCGGCCTCATACTCGCCGGGAGAAATCTCGTAACTCAGGGTCGGTTCTGAAAGTGGGATTTCCTTCTTTTGAAGGTCGGTTTCAACCACCGCCCTGGCTATCTTCCAGTCAGACTCCGCCGGCTCCGGAAGCCGGGGGACATCCTTCTTAAATATCTTATCCTTAAGGCCCCCTAACTCTAAATCAGATTTGGGGTAATCAGTGCTAATGACGACTTTAGCCGATTTCACCTCCACCAGGACTGCCTGGCCGTCTTCACCGGTGTATACAGCCCGACCCTTGTAATCACCCGGATAGACGGCATTTCCAACCACCGGCTTAAGGCTTATGTCTGATTCGGTTTCTAACTCCCTGGTAACCTTTACCGGAATTCTAATGGTATGTTTTTCATATAATTCACGACCGGCCCGGGCTACCTCTCTCCTCTCTCTCCGCCAGGGAAGGCTGAAGGGAGCAAACCCCTCCAATTTAGCCTTCTGCCGGTTCAACCTCTCCAGTTTGTTCCATTTTTCCTCTGATGAGGTGGACGGACCAGTCTCAGCTACTTCAGCCGCCGCCGTGTGCACCTCAGTCATAACCTGTCTATTATGCCCATAAGAAAGACGCAAGCCTATCCCCAGGGCCACCGCGGCTATCAAGGCGACGGCACAAAAGGCCAACCGGAAGCGGGTCCTGCGGATCTCTGCCTTTAGGGTTAAGCTCTCCAGTCCCCGGTCAGGAAAGATTATCTGTTTAAAGAGGTCTTTAATGAAATAACCCTGTCTCTTTTCAGGCGCTTCTGGCAAGATTAGCGGCTGGCGCTGCAAGGATTCCGCGACTTGCCGCAGCACAAGATCCACCGGATGTCCCTCTTGCGCCGCGCTGGTAAAATAAAAACCCCGAAAGATGGGTTTTTCCGGGGCTACTTCAGGGAATATCCCGCCCACAAAATGAGACAGTTTTTGGCACGCGGCCTCAAATTCTAAGGGAAAAGCGTAGCCGCCGACTCTTTGCGCCGTTGAAATTCTTTCTGAGGCAAGTTTTGGTAACCGGCGGTCATTTAAAGAACCGAAAAGCCGACGGCATTCTTCTCTAAAGACCGCCTCAGCCTTTTCCTCCCGGTCGCTTCTAAGTGTGCATCCCCAAACTTGCGTCCGTTCAGCCGGGCTTAAATCCTCAAAAAATGGCACAAACCCATAAATCCGGTCGTTTTTGGTAAAAACAAGGTATATGGGAAGCCTGGTTTCTAATTGTTCGATAAGGTCCTCTATATGCTGGCGGATTTTTCGAGCTTCCTGTTCAATGGCATATTCTTCTTCTTGTAATAAAGGAGTAATCTCCGTAGTTAAGATCAATCCATCAATGGGCCTCTTTGGTCGATGTTTTTTTAAGACGTTCAGCAGTCCCAACCATTCTGTCCTGACAGAGGCCTCATTACCGTAGGTAACATAACGCCCACTGGTGTCGAGGATAATCGCTTCTCTGGTAAAAAAGAGGTCACAGTTCTTTGTCTTGTCAATACCTTGCTGAAGAGGTCTTTCCTGGAGGGAGTCAATGTAGGAAAAATCCAGATTCGAATTTCTAAGCAGGCTGGTTTTCCCGTTTCCGGACGGCCCGATAACCATATACCAGGGCAGGAGGTATGGATCCGGCCGTTTAAAGATATTCAGCCGACCTGGCCGGACTTTTTTGCCCCTGAAATCCTGGACCGATTTAATGGCATTTTTTACCCGCTCCTCAAATCTTGTAATATTTTCGGGCAGGGCTTCTTTTTCTTCGGCCCCTTTCCTTGGCCGCCTCCGCTTGATTAGAAAGAAGATGCCCCATATCCCCAGGATGGCCAGGGTGAGGATAAGGCGGAGGTTAAAAGGCAGCCATCTTCCGCCTGGGAACCAGACCAAAAGGACTAAAATGGGGACCCATTTCCCCGGAAGGTCTTTAAGGTATTGAAGTAAGAAGTTCATGATTTATTTTCATCTCGAATCTCGAATGGCGAATCTCGAATTTATCTTCTCCATCCGCCATTTGCGAGTCATTCGGGTTGGGCTATCCTCCACCCTCAAGCCAGCAAAAATCGCTGAAGCTGTCTTACCACATCCATTGCCCAGCCGTGCAGGCGGAATTTCAGAAAGACATAGATAACCACTACCCCGGCCCCACAGACCGCCGTAACCGCCCACGGCAGCCAGGCAGGAATACTGCTTCGACTACGCTGGATGATCTCTCGAGGGATTTCAGCCGAGGGTGAAAGTGGGGTTACACCTTCCCGCCTGATGCCTTCTCGAAATTCCTGGATATACCCCTGAAGTCTTTGCGGATTCTGGACATACTTTCCTTCAAATCCGAGGAGCAAACACAAATAGTATACTTGCAGGACATCCCCTCTTGACTTAACCTTTCGGATTTGTTCCAGTTTGTCGAAAAATTCTTCGCCGGCGATATTGCTTTGAAAGAACTCACGTTCCAGGCGGCTTTCCCAGCCAATGATTTCATCCAGAAAGGCGGCCAGGGCATACTTGGCATCCTGAATATCCCTGTCGGCCATCTTCAGATCTATCGCCTTTTCCTCCATAGAATGAAAAAGCGTGACAATCTTGGAATACAGGTTATGGCGAGGCTCAAACTGGCGGGATTCCCGCAGATACAGAATGAGTAAAAAGAGATCAGTGCAGATGTCGGACAGAGATTGAATTTGGGAATTACTGGTTTCTAAATCCACCCTTATTTCCTCCCTGGTAATTACTCCGGGTGTTTAGGCTGAAGACTGAAGACTGAAGTTCAATAGCCTTCAGTCTTCAGCCTATCTACCTGAGTAGTTACGGTCGTTTAATTCACGGCTGGCGCTTTCTACAAGATGTTCAACCGCCCATGTATTCAGACTCTTGTTCGTAAGTTGCGCGGCAAGAGCAATCGTCCAATGTCCTTCCGGAGAGATGCGTAACACAAATCTTCCTGAATAGGGCTTTTCAGGCTCTTCTCCCATTTCCTGACAGAATCTAATCTAAGATATATGTCAATGGACGTGCGAAACTCTTGTTCAAGTTGTTTGGCGTTGTCAGACTGAGATGTAATCTTATCACGAGTG encodes:
- a CDS encoding HEPN domain-containing protein — its product is MGNKSTLIKEWIHKAEHDLGMAELALENKPEYTDSICFHCQQIVEKYLKAYLVLLDIRFEKKHNLSYLLDLISEKEQVSDELYEMVEKIEDYAVEIRYPDDWFEPNLEDTKEAYEIAKQVKEFVLNKINFVND
- a CDS encoding nucleotidyltransferase domain-containing protein, with protein sequence MVTQKQINEITRRIVENFKPEKIILFGSYAHGNPSKDSDLDILIIKNSNVPRYKRGREVRKYLRGLKVAIDLVVYTNDEIQKWDKVKTSFITTVMEKGKVLYG
- a CDS encoding DUF5615 family PIN-like protein — its product is MRFFADHCLSNFIIQTLREAGYEVFRLRDYIPPDSADSVVISKAQQLDAILVSLNGDFADIATYPPANYKGHLHSS
- a CDS encoding DUF433 domain-containing protein, with amino-acid sequence MQADWRDYIVSTPDVLRGKPRIKGTRIPVGLILGYLAMGNSFEEIIAEFSDLTREQIAACLDYARELSEFEVVVARV
- a CDS encoding type VI secretion protein IcmF/TssM N-terminal domain-containing protein → MNFLLQYLKDLPGKWVPILVLLVWFPGGRWLPFNLRLILTLAILGIWGIFFLIKRRRPRKGAEEKEALPENITRFEERVKNAIKSVQDFRGKKVRPGRLNIFKRPDPYLLPWYMVIGPSGNGKTSLLRNSNLDFSYIDSLQERPLQQGIDKTKNCDLFFTREAIILDTSGRYVTYGNEASVRTEWLGLLNVLKKHRPKRPIDGLILTTEITPLLQEEEYAIEQEARKIRQHIEDLIEQLETRLPIYLVFTKNDRIYGFVPFFEDLSPAERTQVWGCTLRSDREEKAEAVFREECRRLFGSLNDRRLPKLASERISTAQRVGGYAFPLEFEAACQKLSHFVGGIFPEVAPEKPIFRGFYFTSAAQEGHPVDLVLRQVAESLQRQPLILPEAPEKRQGYFIKDLFKQIIFPDRGLESLTLKAEIRRTRFRLAFCAVALIAAVALGIGLRLSYGHNRQVMTEVHTAAAEVAETGPSTSSEEKWNKLERLNRQKAKLEGFAPFSLPWRRERREVARAGRELYEKHTIRIPVKVTRELETESDISLKPVVGNAVYPGDYKGRAVYTGEDGQAVLVEVKSAKVVISTDYPKSDLELGGLKDKIFKKDVPRLPEPAESDWKIARAVVETDLQKKEIPLSEPTLSYEISPGEYEAEPAWRVEFIFARKRVVTAHCVDRFGKDLEGVPVSIKDEWRNYTVGATDEKGMVRLEFVSSAGRSLEVVYDDPPAASSSLNIKMGQYEYPLSDKEIRRKLNITVTAQESATQRPRGGVTVLVGGKPVGRTDRAGKLVTQIDIIPTNENVSSSPLPEAATIGEEYPNYTILMQYGATEEPVPTPPPLTPPPPPPPSEPRSELKVVDLSDRKSIQDAEVWAFLEKGDDKLWSSTEDSRRMGFESGGKEFKLVQIGATNKKGLQQLPKEVAEHQFLVTHPQYWPRSVKWQEGTQKIMMTGIKEARAVKDFAPWQMDGAAYYYGRAKEYHKQQKLSEAIDKYQKAIRLMPRKDFYLGLGWTYYEGNQAKDARKQAETGLGLKLLGFEGNEPLIDQQLRELLSVVQ
- a CDS encoding DotU family type IV/VI secretion system protein, yielding MDLETSNSQIQSLSDICTDLFLLILYLRESRQFEPRHNLYSKIVTLFHSMEEKAIDLKMADRDIQDAKYALAAFLDEIIGWESRLEREFFQSNIAGEEFFDKLEQIRKVKSRGDVLQVYYLCLLLGFEGKYVQNPQRLQGYIQEFREGIRREGVTPLSPSAEIPREIIQRSRSSIPAWLPWAVTAVCGAGVVVIYVFLKFRLHGWAMDVVRQLQRFLLA
- a CDS encoding toxin-antitoxin system HicB family antitoxin is translated as MGEEPEKPYSGRFVLRISPEGHWTIALAAQLTNKSLNTWAVEHLVESASRELNDRNYSGR